In Rhododendron vialii isolate Sample 1 chromosome 9a, ASM3025357v1, the following are encoded in one genomic region:
- the LOC131299442 gene encoding RPM1-interacting protein 4-like isoform X1: protein MLLPFLLLCSSMLNEKQSSQLPKFGNWENEENVSYTAFFDNPRKKKGSRRMTPSPHDDNTPIRPPPLKQEDEPKGLMGTKPIRPTHERQKSPEDGQIRRLTDFSPLDHDSVGQTPVVDLSRQRYNGGVTSSRNKVESEAPRSSDMLRPGMCEAPKRVLRKSGGYDRSIDQSSLHAHYKARVGGGKMDGVSYPSWEKKGSSEASHGLAPSTLGRSRLRSVARGDDNQPDHGPVVPKFGDWDESNPASAEGYTHMFEKVRKEKQIGAGKVPAMATESPYSNGQSQYRNANPKSCCCFPWGGK, encoded by the exons CAAAGCTCACAATTGCCAAAGTTTGGGAACTGGGAAAATGAAGAAAACGTTTCTTACACAGctttttttgataatccgagaAAGAAAAAAGGCAGCAGAAGGATGACTCCATCACCTCACGATGATAATACTCCAATTCGACCCCCTCCTCTGAAACAAGAGGATGAACCGAAGGGCCTAATGGGAACGAAACCAATAAGACCCACGCACGAGCGTCAGAAAAGCCCCGAAGATGGTCAGATAAGAAGACTAACGGATTTTTCTCCATTAGACCATGACTCTGTAGGTCAAACACCTGTAGTTGACCTTTCTCGTCAGCGTTACAATGGTGGTGTAACATCAAGTCGTAATAAAGTGGAGTCGGAGGCACCAAGGTCCTCAGATATGTTAAGACCTGGCATGTGTGAAGCCCCTAAGAGGGTTTTACGGAAAAGTGGTGGTTATGATCGAAGCATTGACCAATCATCACTCCACGCTCATTACAAGGCAAGGGTTGGAGGTGGTAAAATGGATGGAGTCTCTTATCCCTCATGGGAAAAGAAGGGTTCATCTGAAGCAAGCCATGGCCTAGCTCCCTCCACTCTGGGGAGATCCCGGTTGAGATCGGTTGCTCGAGGAGACGACAAC CAGCCTGATCACGGTCCCGTGGTTCCCAAATTTGGTGATTGGGATGAGAGTAATCCTGCATCAGCTGAAGGTTACACTCACATGTTCGAAAAAGTGCGAAAGGAGAAGCAGATTGGGGCAGGAAAGGTTCCTGCCATGGCAACTGAGTCTCCTTATTCTAATGGTCAAAGCCAGTACAGGAACGCAAATCCTAAG AGCTGTTGCTGCTTTCCATGGGGCGGAAAATGA
- the LOC131299442 gene encoding RPM1-interacting protein 4-like isoform X2, translating to MLLPFLLLCSSMLNEKQSSQLPKFGNWENEENVSYTAFFDNPRKKKGSRRMTPSPHDDNTPIRPPPLKQEDEPKGLMGTKPIRPTHERQKSPEDGQIRRLTDFSPLDHDSVGQTPVVDLSRQRYNGGVTSSRNKVESEAPRSSDMLRPGMCEAPKRVLRKSGGYDRSIDQSSLHAHYKARVGGGKMDGVSYPSWEKKGSSEASHGLAPSTLGRSRLRSVARGDDNPDHGPVVPKFGDWDESNPASAEGYTHMFEKVRKEKQIGAGKVPAMATESPYSNGQSQYRNANPKSCCCFPWGGK from the exons CAAAGCTCACAATTGCCAAAGTTTGGGAACTGGGAAAATGAAGAAAACGTTTCTTACACAGctttttttgataatccgagaAAGAAAAAAGGCAGCAGAAGGATGACTCCATCACCTCACGATGATAATACTCCAATTCGACCCCCTCCTCTGAAACAAGAGGATGAACCGAAGGGCCTAATGGGAACGAAACCAATAAGACCCACGCACGAGCGTCAGAAAAGCCCCGAAGATGGTCAGATAAGAAGACTAACGGATTTTTCTCCATTAGACCATGACTCTGTAGGTCAAACACCTGTAGTTGACCTTTCTCGTCAGCGTTACAATGGTGGTGTAACATCAAGTCGTAATAAAGTGGAGTCGGAGGCACCAAGGTCCTCAGATATGTTAAGACCTGGCATGTGTGAAGCCCCTAAGAGGGTTTTACGGAAAAGTGGTGGTTATGATCGAAGCATTGACCAATCATCACTCCACGCTCATTACAAGGCAAGGGTTGGAGGTGGTAAAATGGATGGAGTCTCTTATCCCTCATGGGAAAAGAAGGGTTCATCTGAAGCAAGCCATGGCCTAGCTCCCTCCACTCTGGGGAGATCCCGGTTGAGATCGGTTGCTCGAGGAGACGACAAC CCTGATCACGGTCCCGTGGTTCCCAAATTTGGTGATTGGGATGAGAGTAATCCTGCATCAGCTGAAGGTTACACTCACATGTTCGAAAAAGTGCGAAAGGAGAAGCAGATTGGGGCAGGAAAGGTTCCTGCCATGGCAACTGAGTCTCCTTATTCTAATGGTCAAAGCCAGTACAGGAACGCAAATCCTAAG AGCTGTTGCTGCTTTCCATGGGGCGGAAAATGA
- the LOC131299442 gene encoding RPM1-interacting protein 4-like isoform X3 translates to MAQSSQLPKFGNWENEENVSYTAFFDNPRKKKGSRRMTPSPHDDNTPIRPPPLKQEDEPKGLMGTKPIRPTHERQKSPEDGQIRRLTDFSPLDHDSVGQTPVVDLSRQRYNGGVTSSRNKVESEAPRSSDMLRPGMCEAPKRVLRKSGGYDRSIDQSSLHAHYKARVGGGKMDGVSYPSWEKKGSSEASHGLAPSTLGRSRLRSVARGDDNQPDHGPVVPKFGDWDESNPASAEGYTHMFEKVRKEKQIGAGKVPAMATESPYSNGQSQYRNANPKSCCCFPWGGK, encoded by the exons CAAAGCTCACAATTGCCAAAGTTTGGGAACTGGGAAAATGAAGAAAACGTTTCTTACACAGctttttttgataatccgagaAAGAAAAAAGGCAGCAGAAGGATGACTCCATCACCTCACGATGATAATACTCCAATTCGACCCCCTCCTCTGAAACAAGAGGATGAACCGAAGGGCCTAATGGGAACGAAACCAATAAGACCCACGCACGAGCGTCAGAAAAGCCCCGAAGATGGTCAGATAAGAAGACTAACGGATTTTTCTCCATTAGACCATGACTCTGTAGGTCAAACACCTGTAGTTGACCTTTCTCGTCAGCGTTACAATGGTGGTGTAACATCAAGTCGTAATAAAGTGGAGTCGGAGGCACCAAGGTCCTCAGATATGTTAAGACCTGGCATGTGTGAAGCCCCTAAGAGGGTTTTACGGAAAAGTGGTGGTTATGATCGAAGCATTGACCAATCATCACTCCACGCTCATTACAAGGCAAGGGTTGGAGGTGGTAAAATGGATGGAGTCTCTTATCCCTCATGGGAAAAGAAGGGTTCATCTGAAGCAAGCCATGGCCTAGCTCCCTCCACTCTGGGGAGATCCCGGTTGAGATCGGTTGCTCGAGGAGACGACAAC CAGCCTGATCACGGTCCCGTGGTTCCCAAATTTGGTGATTGGGATGAGAGTAATCCTGCATCAGCTGAAGGTTACACTCACATGTTCGAAAAAGTGCGAAAGGAGAAGCAGATTGGGGCAGGAAAGGTTCCTGCCATGGCAACTGAGTCTCCTTATTCTAATGGTCAAAGCCAGTACAGGAACGCAAATCCTAAG AGCTGTTGCTGCTTTCCATGGGGCGGAAAATGA
- the LOC131299442 gene encoding RPM1-interacting protein 4-like isoform X5: MLLPFLLLCSSMLNEKQSSQLPKFGNWENEENVSYTAFFDNPRKKKGSRRMTPSPHDDNTPIRPPPLKQEDEPKGLMGTKPIRPTHERQKSPEDGQTPVVDLSRQRYNGGVTSSRNKVESEAPRSSDMLRPGMCEAPKRVLRKSGGYDRSIDQSSLHAHYKARVGGGKMDGVSYPSWEKKGSSEASHGLAPSTLGRSRLRSVARGDDNQPDHGPVVPKFGDWDESNPASAEGYTHMFEKVRKEKQIGAGKVPAMATESPYSNGQSQYRNANPKSCCCFPWGGK, from the exons CAAAGCTCACAATTGCCAAAGTTTGGGAACTGGGAAAATGAAGAAAACGTTTCTTACACAGctttttttgataatccgagaAAGAAAAAAGGCAGCAGAAGGATGACTCCATCACCTCACGATGATAATACTCCAATTCGACCCCCTCCTCTGAAACAAGAGGATGAACCGAAGGGCCTAATGGGAACGAAACCAATAAGACCCACGCACGAGCGTCAGAAAAGCCCCGAAGATG GTCAAACACCTGTAGTTGACCTTTCTCGTCAGCGTTACAATGGTGGTGTAACATCAAGTCGTAATAAAGTGGAGTCGGAGGCACCAAGGTCCTCAGATATGTTAAGACCTGGCATGTGTGAAGCCCCTAAGAGGGTTTTACGGAAAAGTGGTGGTTATGATCGAAGCATTGACCAATCATCACTCCACGCTCATTACAAGGCAAGGGTTGGAGGTGGTAAAATGGATGGAGTCTCTTATCCCTCATGGGAAAAGAAGGGTTCATCTGAAGCAAGCCATGGCCTAGCTCCCTCCACTCTGGGGAGATCCCGGTTGAGATCGGTTGCTCGAGGAGACGACAAC CAGCCTGATCACGGTCCCGTGGTTCCCAAATTTGGTGATTGGGATGAGAGTAATCCTGCATCAGCTGAAGGTTACACTCACATGTTCGAAAAAGTGCGAAAGGAGAAGCAGATTGGGGCAGGAAAGGTTCCTGCCATGGCAACTGAGTCTCCTTATTCTAATGGTCAAAGCCAGTACAGGAACGCAAATCCTAAG AGCTGTTGCTGCTTTCCATGGGGCGGAAAATGA
- the LOC131299442 gene encoding RPM1-interacting protein 4-like isoform X4, with translation MAQSSQLPKFGNWENEENVSYTAFFDNPRKKKGSRRMTPSPHDDNTPIRPPPLKQEDEPKGLMGTKPIRPTHERQKSPEDGQIRRLTDFSPLDHDSVGQTPVVDLSRQRYNGGVTSSRNKVESEAPRSSDMLRPGMCEAPKRVLRKSGGYDRSIDQSSLHAHYKARVGGGKMDGVSYPSWEKKGSSEASHGLAPSTLGRSRLRSVARGDDNPDHGPVVPKFGDWDESNPASAEGYTHMFEKVRKEKQIGAGKVPAMATESPYSNGQSQYRNANPKSCCCFPWGGK, from the exons CAAAGCTCACAATTGCCAAAGTTTGGGAACTGGGAAAATGAAGAAAACGTTTCTTACACAGctttttttgataatccgagaAAGAAAAAAGGCAGCAGAAGGATGACTCCATCACCTCACGATGATAATACTCCAATTCGACCCCCTCCTCTGAAACAAGAGGATGAACCGAAGGGCCTAATGGGAACGAAACCAATAAGACCCACGCACGAGCGTCAGAAAAGCCCCGAAGATGGTCAGATAAGAAGACTAACGGATTTTTCTCCATTAGACCATGACTCTGTAGGTCAAACACCTGTAGTTGACCTTTCTCGTCAGCGTTACAATGGTGGTGTAACATCAAGTCGTAATAAAGTGGAGTCGGAGGCACCAAGGTCCTCAGATATGTTAAGACCTGGCATGTGTGAAGCCCCTAAGAGGGTTTTACGGAAAAGTGGTGGTTATGATCGAAGCATTGACCAATCATCACTCCACGCTCATTACAAGGCAAGGGTTGGAGGTGGTAAAATGGATGGAGTCTCTTATCCCTCATGGGAAAAGAAGGGTTCATCTGAAGCAAGCCATGGCCTAGCTCCCTCCACTCTGGGGAGATCCCGGTTGAGATCGGTTGCTCGAGGAGACGACAAC CCTGATCACGGTCCCGTGGTTCCCAAATTTGGTGATTGGGATGAGAGTAATCCTGCATCAGCTGAAGGTTACACTCACATGTTCGAAAAAGTGCGAAAGGAGAAGCAGATTGGGGCAGGAAAGGTTCCTGCCATGGCAACTGAGTCTCCTTATTCTAATGGTCAAAGCCAGTACAGGAACGCAAATCCTAAG AGCTGTTGCTGCTTTCCATGGGGCGGAAAATGA